A single window of Archangium lipolyticum DNA harbors:
- a CDS encoding serine/threonine-protein kinase, with protein MDDGPSDGATGRCLGENTLDGLSRGLLSSEEREAAARHLDTCDDCRQLLAALGHDVSVPEVGTPRDLSVTEPGQTKPRLTAGDRVGRYTVLHLVGAGGMGVIYAAYDPELDRRVALKLVHDEALPSDSREEAASRLLREAQALARLSHPHVIPVFDGGRFDGQVFLAMEFLEGGTLGQWLRAQPRTADAILAMFLDAGRGLAAAHRAGLVHRDFKPDNVLVGRDGRARVTDFGLARLVYPGEQRLAEGDALPRALPAGAETRTQTGTRLGTPPYMAPELWRGAPADARSDQFAFCVAFYEALQGERPFTVAELADEPGPLKGRQLPRGNRIPPAWWPILARGLASAPEERFASMTELLDALERKAASQRKRLLRWGVPLGAVALLAAGLGFLSWRERARDVCAGARERLAGIWDETRKDQVRAAFLATGSLHAQAAWSGTELLMDRYANAWVRIRTDACEATHVRGEQSGELLDLRMACLAQRGEALRALSLVLSAADASVVEKAVQAAGQLPSLEECASKEALTAPLRLPQDAATRERIQSVRAQLVEVGALLAAGRYEPGRALAREVIEASKTLSYKPLEAEAYLTLAQSHIHSKEGALAEKALHRALMFAEASGHRLSAAQASIQLAQVEGLMLRRHEQGHLWAELGQAMLEPLGQVPALAAERLFVQGAIFRDEGRASEAAALLQEALALQERVLGAEHPQVARTLSRLAFALATQDRFEEALAAARRSLSINERLLGPEHPECSSSLHSITFVLALSDRPAEGIPYMQRALAIEERAFGPNHPALVKSLINLSNVHSEPGDAIPILERALAIQEQVPGEAHPDMAFILKNLAISHGMLGHSKEQLAYAQRAVVLEEKLLGPNHPDLAQTYHMVGQAHHRLGASAQALPFLERALAVAESRPISESYATGRSVRGMIRMTLADTLWAMGHERARARTVMEGALELARGGGSALAKDAAEVEKWLAGHPAPH; from the coding sequence CTGGCGGCATGGGCGTCATCTATGCGGCGTATGATCCCGAGCTCGACCGGCGCGTCGCGCTGAAGCTGGTGCACGATGAGGCGCTTCCCAGCGACTCGCGGGAAGAGGCGGCCTCACGGCTGCTCCGGGAGGCGCAGGCGCTGGCCCGGCTCTCCCATCCTCACGTGATACCGGTGTTCGATGGCGGCCGCTTCGACGGGCAGGTCTTCCTGGCCATGGAGTTCCTGGAGGGGGGGACGCTCGGGCAGTGGCTGCGCGCGCAGCCGCGCACGGCGGACGCCATCCTGGCGATGTTCCTCGACGCGGGCCGTGGGCTCGCGGCCGCTCATCGTGCTGGGCTGGTGCACCGCGACTTCAAGCCGGACAACGTGCTGGTGGGCAGGGATGGCCGGGCGCGGGTGACGGACTTCGGTCTGGCGCGGCTCGTCTACCCAGGGGAACAGCGGCTGGCTGAAGGAGATGCATTGCCGCGAGCGCTGCCCGCCGGCGCGGAGACGAGAACCCAGACAGGGACGCGGCTTGGTACACCGCCGTACATGGCGCCGGAGCTGTGGCGGGGTGCTCCGGCGGACGCGCGCAGCGACCAGTTCGCTTTCTGTGTCGCCTTCTACGAAGCGCTTCAAGGCGAGCGCCCCTTCACGGTGGCCGAGCTCGCTGACGAGCCGGGCCCGCTCAAGGGACGGCAGTTGCCACGTGGCAATCGCATCCCTCCCGCGTGGTGGCCGATCCTCGCTCGCGGTCTGGCCTCCGCGCCGGAGGAGCGGTTCGCGTCCATGACCGAGCTGCTCGATGCGCTCGAGCGCAAGGCGGCCTCGCAACGCAAGCGGCTCCTCAGGTGGGGCGTGCCCCTCGGAGCGGTGGCACTGCTCGCGGCGGGCCTGGGGTTCCTCTCCTGGCGCGAGCGGGCCCGGGACGTGTGCGCGGGAGCCCGGGAGCGGCTCGCCGGCATCTGGGACGAGACCCGGAAGGACCAGGTGCGCGCCGCCTTCCTCGCGACCGGATCGCTCCATGCCCAGGCCGCCTGGTCGGGAACGGAGCTCCTCATGGATCGCTACGCGAACGCCTGGGTGCGGATACGCACCGATGCGTGCGAGGCCACCCACGTGCGTGGCGAGCAATCCGGAGAGCTGCTGGATCTGCGCATGGCGTGCCTGGCACAGCGTGGCGAGGCGTTGCGCGCACTGTCCCTGGTGCTGAGCGCCGCGGACGCGAGCGTCGTGGAGAAGGCCGTGCAAGCGGCGGGACAGCTCCCCTCGCTCGAGGAGTGCGCCTCGAAGGAGGCCCTCACGGCGCCGCTGCGCCTGCCCCAGGACGCGGCCACCCGCGAGCGGATCCAGTCCGTCCGCGCGCAGCTCGTCGAGGTGGGGGCGCTGCTCGCCGCGGGCCGGTACGAGCCGGGCCGGGCGCTCGCGCGAGAGGTCATCGAGGCGTCGAAGACCTTGTCCTACAAGCCGCTCGAGGCCGAGGCGTACTTGACGCTCGCCCAGAGCCACATCCATTCGAAGGAGGGAGCCCTGGCGGAGAAGGCACTCCACCGGGCGCTGATGTTCGCCGAGGCGAGCGGGCACAGGTTGAGCGCCGCACAGGCTTCCATCCAGCTCGCCCAGGTCGAAGGCCTGATGCTGCGCCGGCACGAGCAGGGGCACCTCTGGGCGGAGCTCGGCCAGGCGATGCTGGAGCCTCTCGGACAGGTGCCAGCGCTCGCGGCGGAGCGGCTGTTCGTCCAGGGGGCCATCTTCCGGGACGAGGGCCGCGCGAGCGAGGCCGCCGCGCTCCTCCAGGAGGCGCTCGCGCTCCAGGAGCGCGTCCTGGGCGCCGAGCACCCCCAGGTGGCGAGGACGCTCAGCCGGCTCGCCTTCGCGCTGGCGACACAGGACCGCTTCGAGGAGGCCCTCGCGGCCGCGCGGCGCTCTCTCTCCATCAATGAACGGCTGCTGGGCCCCGAGCACCCCGAGTGCTCCTCCTCGCTTCATTCGATCACGTTCGTCCTGGCGCTCTCGGACAGGCCCGCCGAGGGGATCCCCTACATGCAGCGCGCCCTGGCCATCGAGGAGCGTGCCTTCGGCCCCAATCACCCCGCCCTGGTGAAATCGCTGATCAACCTCTCGAATGTCCACAGCGAGCCAGGTGACGCCATTCCGATCCTCGAGCGGGCGCTCGCGATCCAGGAGCAGGTGCCCGGCGAGGCTCACCCCGACATGGCCTTCATCCTGAAGAACCTGGCCATCAGTCACGGGATGCTTGGCCACTCCAAGGAGCAGCTCGCGTATGCGCAGCGCGCGGTGGTGCTCGAGGAGAAGCTCCTCGGACCGAACCATCCGGACCTGGCGCAGACGTATCACATGGTGGGGCAGGCCCATCACCGGCTCGGAGCCTCGGCCCAGGCTCTCCCCTTCCTGGAGCGGGCGCTGGCCGTCGCCGAGTCGCGCCCCATCTCGGAGTCGTACGCCACGGGGCGGAGCGTGCGGGGGATGATCCGGATGACGCTGGCGGACACCCTCTGGGCCATGGGACACGAGCGGGCGCGGGCGCGCACCGTGATGGAGGGCGCGCTCGAGCTGGCACGCGGGGGCGGCAGCGCGTTGGCCAAGGACGCCGCCGAGGTGGAGAAGTGGCTGGCCGGACATCCCGCCCCGCATTGA
- a CDS encoding ester cyclase, with the protein MDAAKARQFYEDCLNTLYIQRNLGRLGDFFAANIISHPTFPGQVPGIQGFELITRAFLDTFSDISLRIESFSQEGDTFSCHLVMKATHVGNFMGIPATGRKVEVVDNLRYRLENGRIVEYWSNVDTQALQHQLSAA; encoded by the coding sequence ATGGACGCCGCGAAGGCCCGTCAGTTCTACGAGGATTGCCTGAACACTCTCTACATCCAGCGCAACCTGGGGCGACTGGGAGACTTCTTCGCCGCGAACATCATCTCCCATCCCACCTTTCCGGGGCAGGTCCCCGGCATCCAGGGCTTCGAGCTGATAACCCGCGCCTTCCTGGACACCTTCTCCGACATCAGCCTCCGCATCGAGTCCTTCTCCCAGGAGGGAGATACCTTCTCGTGCCACCTGGTCATGAAGGCCACGCACGTCGGCAACTTCATGGGCATCCCGGCCACCGGCCGTAAGGTGGAGGTCGTGGACAACCTGCGCTACCGGCTCGAGAACGGAAGGATCGTCGAGTACTGGAGCAACGTGGACACCCAGGCATTGCAGCACCAGTTGAGCGCGGCCTGA
- a CDS encoding sigma-70 family RNA polymerase sigma factor: MRDAMEKELERLFHEGREAWPSLPLGALPFARHVTRHLPSGRDPERALPALHGADLYLACACKEGVPGAIAAFQASYGATVEAALRGRSVPPAEREELKQAFWEKLFVSQPGAPPRIAEYSGRGPLGGWVRVAAIRAALNFLEQRKKDLLAVGTPVDELREPTTSDPELDFLKSHYRGEVLQALKDAISGLGADERNVLRLYFLDGLSTERIATVYGVHRATVARWVAHGRGELLRGTHKLLTQRLRIQKGEVESILGIVRSQLGLALSSIFRAGDR, from the coding sequence ATGCGCGATGCGATGGAGAAGGAGCTCGAGCGGCTCTTCCATGAGGGCCGCGAGGCGTGGCCGTCGCTGCCGCTCGGGGCCTTGCCGTTCGCGCGGCACGTCACGCGTCATCTCCCCTCGGGGCGCGACCCGGAGCGCGCTCTCCCGGCATTGCATGGCGCGGATCTGTACCTGGCCTGCGCCTGCAAGGAAGGTGTTCCGGGTGCGATCGCCGCGTTCCAGGCCAGCTATGGGGCCACGGTGGAGGCCGCGCTGCGCGGGCGGAGCGTGCCACCGGCCGAGCGCGAGGAATTGAAGCAGGCGTTCTGGGAGAAGCTCTTCGTCAGTCAGCCCGGAGCTCCGCCGAGGATCGCTGAGTATTCAGGGCGGGGGCCGCTCGGGGGCTGGGTGCGCGTGGCGGCGATTCGCGCCGCGCTCAACTTCCTCGAGCAGCGGAAGAAGGATTTGTTGGCGGTGGGGACACCGGTGGACGAGCTCCGCGAGCCCACCACGTCGGATCCCGAGCTCGACTTTCTCAAGTCTCACTACCGGGGAGAGGTCCTTCAGGCGCTGAAGGACGCAATCTCGGGACTCGGGGCCGACGAGCGCAATGTGCTGCGGCTCTACTTCCTGGATGGACTGAGCACGGAGCGGATCGCCACCGTCTACGGCGTCCACCGTGCCACCGTGGCGCGCTGGGTGGCACACGGCCGGGGGGAACTGCTGCGAGGGACACACAAGCTGCTCACGCAGAGGCTTCGTATCCAGAAGGGAGAGGTCGAGAGCATCCTCGGCATCGTCCGGAGCCAGCTCGGCCTCGCGCTGAGCAGCATCTTCCGGGCCGGGGACCGGTAG
- a CDS encoding GNAT family N-acetyltransferase translates to MSTIVRPDIDTERLTMRCPRLDDFEEALSMWGDPNVTRYIGGKPSTREEMWARLLRYVGHWDLMGFGFWVVREKSTGRFVGEVGLADFRREIEPSLGGAKEAGWALSPWAHGKGFATEAVRAALGWAEGRFGPERVVCIIDPENAASLQVAHKCGFREFARGSYKGATTLMLERLPGAR, encoded by the coding sequence GTGTCCACCATCGTCCGTCCCGACATCGACACCGAGCGTCTCACCATGCGCTGCCCGCGGCTCGATGACTTCGAGGAAGCCCTCTCGATGTGGGGAGACCCGAACGTCACCCGATACATCGGCGGCAAGCCATCCACCCGAGAGGAGATGTGGGCCCGCCTGCTGCGTTACGTGGGCCACTGGGACCTGATGGGATTCGGGTTCTGGGTGGTGCGCGAGAAGAGCACGGGCCGGTTCGTCGGCGAGGTGGGCCTCGCGGACTTCCGACGGGAGATCGAGCCCTCACTGGGTGGCGCCAAGGAGGCGGGCTGGGCGCTGTCTCCGTGGGCCCACGGGAAGGGTTTCGCCACGGAGGCGGTGCGCGCGGCGCTGGGGTGGGCGGAGGGCCGGTTCGGTCCGGAGCGCGTCGTGTGCATCATCGATCCGGAGAATGCGGCGTCCCTCCAGGTCGCGCACAAGTGCGGGTTCCGCGAGTTCGCACGCGGCTCGTACAAGGGCGCGACGACGCTGATGCTCGAGCGGCTCCCCGGGGCCAGGTGA